The following are encoded together in the Malaya genurostris strain Urasoe2022 chromosome 3, Malgen_1.1, whole genome shotgun sequence genome:
- the LOC131438505 gene encoding cytochrome b-c1 complex subunit 7-like — translation MSYVARKGPQVVSALGRWAYNLSGFNQYGLHHDDCLYENEDVKEAIRRLPEKVKDERNYRIMRALHLSMTKTILPKEQWTKYEEDVKYLQPYLEEVQRERDEITKWESNK, via the exons ATGTCTTACGTTGCCAGAAAAGGTCCACAAGTTGTGT CTGCCCTAGGAAGATGGGCTTACAATCTGTCCGGTTTCAACCAGTACG GTTTACACCATGACGACTGCTTATATGAGAATGAAGATGTTAAGGAAGCAATTCGTCGTCTACCGGAGAAGGTTAAGGATGAGCGCAACTATCGTATTATGCGAGCGCTGCACCTTTCGATGACCAAAACTATTTTACCGAAAGAGCAGTGGACGAAATATGAAGAGGATGTTAAATACCTTCAGCCGTATCTCGAGGAGGTCCAACGGGAACGCGACGAAATTACCAAGTGGGAATCCAATAAGTGA